In the Carcharodon carcharias isolate sCarCar2 chromosome 8, sCarCar2.pri, whole genome shotgun sequence genome, aagatcttaaagctatttaaaaaaagaaaagagttaacaaagtgggcGTTGATCCTATAGAAACTGAgcttggggaattgataatggaaaataaggagatggcagatgaattgaacatgtattttgcatcagtctttgctttggaggatacaagtaacatcccagaaatagctgtaaatcaggaaatggaagggagggagagactcaatACAATTATAGTCACCAgaaaagtggtactgagtaaatggttggagctgtgggctgacaagtccctgagtccggatggacttcatcctaggatcttaaaagaagtggcaaatgagattgttgatgcattggttttaatttcccaaaattccctagatttggtaaaggttccattagattggaaaatagcaaatgtaactcctttattcaaaaagggagggagacagataggaaactactggccagttagcttaacatctgtcatagggaaaatgttacaaactattattaaagacattatagcagggcacatagaaaaattcaaggtaatcaggcagagtcaacatggttttgagaaagggaaatcatgcttaaccaatttattggagttctttgaagaaataacgtgctgtggataaaggggaactggtggatgtgctatacttagatttccagaaggcatttgataaggtgccacatcagaggtcattgcaaaaaataaaaactcatggcataggaggtaacatattggcatggataaaagattggctagctaacaggaaacagagagtagacataaataGGTCActttctggttggtgggatgtgatgagtggtgtgccatagggatcagtgcaggggcctcaatcttttccaatttatataaatgacttggacaaaAGGACcaaagtatggttgctaaatttactgatgacacaaagataggtaggaaagtaagttatgaagaggacataagaaagctacaaagggatattacataggttaagtgagcgggcagggatctggcaaatggagtacaatgcaggaaaatgtgaaattgtccattttggcaggaagaataaaaaataagcatatCATCTAAATAGTGagatattgcagagctctgaggtgcagagggatctggacgtCCTAGTCTGTGAATCgctaaaggttagtatgcaggtacagcaagtaattaggaaagttaatagaatattatcttttattgtgaggggaattgaatacaaaagtagttagattatgcttcagttgtacagggcattggtgagaccacagctggagtactgtgaactgtgttggcctccttatttgaggaaggatgtaaatgcattggaagcagttagaggtttactagactaatatctggaatgggcaggttgtcttatgaggaaaggttggatgggctaggcttgtatccgctagagtttagaagagtgacttgattgaaacatgcaagattctgaggggtgttgacggggtggatgtggaaaggatgtttcctcttgtgggagaatctagaactaggggtcactgttttaaaaataagcggtcgcccatttaggacagagatgaggagaaattttttctgagggttgtgagtgtttggaactctcttccgcaaaagccagcggaagcagagtctttgactatttttaaggcagagatagatagatttttgataaacaagtgggtgaaaggtttttggtggtaggcgggaatgtggagttgaggttacaatcagatcagccatgatttcaatgaacggcggagcaggctcaaggggccgagtggccgacTTCTACTAATCCGTACGTTCataaatcagacaaaatttgacaccaagtcacataaggagatattaggtaagGGAGGGATAGATTTTAATGTGGGTTTTAAAGTAAAAGAAAGAGGTAGAGCGccagagaggtttggggagggaattccagagtttacagcctcggcagctgaaggcatggtcgccAGTGGTGGAATTACTATCTGTAATTGCGGAATGCTGACTTGGAGGGGCGCAGTGATTTCAGATGGTTGTAGAGGTGGagaaggttagagagatagggaggaggtgatgggggaggacCCATGGACGGATTTgcaaacaaagatgagaattataaaattgaggtgtaaaaaaaaccccaaaatttAACCAGTTTCCTTTGTTCCAGCAGCAGCCCATGCGTTCCAAGCACTGCCAGTCCTGTCAGCACTGTGTATGTCGATATGACCACCATTGTCCTTGGATCGAGAACTGCGTTGGGGAGAGAAACCATCGCTTCTTTGTGCTCTACCTGACAATGCAACttgctgtcctgctgtgggccttCCACATTGCATGGTAAGAGTCTTTATGAGCTTGTACCACGCGGGCTAGGTAAAGTGGGTGGGTTTTagtgcacgggagagagagacagagagcctgaGATATTCACCTCAATTCTGCCCTTTCAATTTTAAACATAAAACCTCACTGGTTGAGATTTTTCTGTTGGACAAATGAAAATAGTTATATAAACAGgaggaagctattcagcccatcaagcctctTCCATTgccattcagttaaatcatgACTGATTTGTACCTAAACTCCATCTATCCCCTTCCCCTGCTTGGTTCTGTTATCCTTAATACTCTTACCCAAGAAAAATCTTATCAATTTCAGTTTTGGAAATTTTAATTGATCCCACCCTAACAGCTTTTCAGGGGTGGAAGTTACAGATTTTCATTTCCCTGTGGACTGCAGCTGGAGaaggactcaatgggccaaatggcttccttccgtGCGATAATGACTCAAGACTATAATATCATAGTCTATACAATATTAATCCCACCATCCCTCCCTACAAGCCACCTTAGTCTAACCCCACTCAGCTGTTCACTCCTTGTCACATCCCTTTTTTCACATAACTAGTTCCTCATGAAAATAAATTATGGATTATGCATCAATAACAGTTTGCGCCAGAAAATTCCAGAAACGTTCTGCCATGTCATGGAAAGATGTTTTGAAAACCTTCCTTTTaatttgtttcaaattcaaatttGTGCTCTTTaatcttaaatttgtgccctctcctTACAGTCCCACCAACCAATGGAAACACAGCCAACACTATTTACTTAATCATAGTCCAGCCTAATCTCAAAGATCTTGCCCAGTGAAGCATCATAACCTTCTCAGCCAAGGTGGGAGGGAAAATATCCTAACTTATAATATTTCTGTTCATAACCCCTCAACCCTGATACCATCCTAATGGATCTACACTGCAACTTTCCTGTAACAGGAAAACTATATACAATTGCCCAAGCAGTGGCCTGACTCAAAGTCTTGCACAATTCAGTACTGCTCTcatataagataaaagcaaagtaccgTGGATGCTCTGAAGAGTAATTcggagtcgaaacgttaactttgtttctttccacagatgctgccagacctgctgagtttttaaagcactttgtttttatttcaatattaCTCTCCTTGCTTTGTGTTCCATACTTGTAGATactgtttgcctttgtttttaGTCTTATTAGTTCACTTATAGGTTAGATCttcttggttcactaatgtcccttagggaaggaaatctgccatccttatctggtctggcctacatgtgactcaagacctacagcaatgtgattgactcttaactgccctctgaaatggcctggcaagtcactcagttcaagggcaattagggatgggcaacaaatgctggccttgtcagcgatgcacacattccatgaaagaataaaaaatattggTATGTGTAAAAAGGCAGCATTCTCAGTCACAATTATATCTTTGCTCCAAATAAAAATGAACACAACACTTTGAACGGAATCATTAGTGGCAATGGTGCCTCTAAGAGTTTTTTCAGTTGCTTTAAATCACCATTTTTACCTCACATTCCTCCACACATGTAAATGAAAACTAGAGACCATtgatataagacagtcactaataaatctaataaaGAATTCAAGGAAACTTCATTAGCCAGAGGGTGATTAGAATGTGGGATTCCCTACCACAAGGACTAGGTGAAGCgagtagcatagatgcatttaagggggagcTAGATAAACATGACGgaggaaaggaacagagggatatgctGCTAGTGTGAGATGAAACAAAGTGGGAGGAGGCATTTGTGGAGTATAAGCGTCAGCAAGGATCAGATGGGCGATTGGCCTATTTCTGTGTATTTCCATTTTATAACCTCTCTTTATTGCCActtgttaaaaaaaacttgaatttctATAGCATTTTTCACAACCTTAGGTCCTCCTAAAGTGCTTTACGGTCAATGAATTGctttttgaagtctagtcactgttgtatggcaggaaatgcaacagccaatttgtgcacagcaagatcccacacagcaATATAATGACAATATAATCTTGTTTTAGGGTTGTTAgtcgaggggtaaatattggccaagggcaccagggagaactcgccagctcttcgaaatagtgccccGGAATTTTTTACATCCACTCGAGGAAAAATGGGGTGTTGGttcaacatctcatttgaaagaccacccctcagtactgaccctccaacagtgtggcactcactcagtactgtactgggagtgtcagcttaggtgctcaagtctttggaccCACAACTTCCTAAGGGGAGACAAGAGTCACAACCATTGAGCCATATCTGTACTATTCTTCAGTGTTATTGTTGTTACTCTCAGGTCGGGGTTCCGTACTGAGGCTGCATGGAAAGACTGGCTCCGTGTTAACACATTCCTACTGTTGGCGTTTATGATCATTATCATTTGCACcgtggtggtgatgctgctgcttgtGTCACACTTATACCTGGTGTCCAACAACACCACAACATGGGAGTTCATGTCTCGCCATCGCATCTCTTACCTGAAACACTGTGGCTCAGAGGAGAATCCGTTTGATCAGGGCATCCTTTGGAATCTGTGGACATTTTTCTGTGTATGCAAGACAgttgtgtgggaaaggatttacTTTCGAGGCGAGGATGAGCTGGTTTAGTGAGTGGCACATTTTTAACACGgactctacttttcaattcttaTCTTGTTTTTCTGCCTCACCAGGACTATATTATGTATCATATGTAATATCATAAGGTCCATATTTTCTCCAAAATGCCAGGCTCAGATGCAGTGGGAAATCATTCCTTTGTCAAGGGCTGAGGGGTGAATGATTGGACATTCTCCACAGAAACATAAAAGCAGTAAAATGTCCACAGAGGGGAGGGGGATACAGATAGTcccctctctgctttccccctCTATTTTGAATCCCTGAGCTCCGAGAGACCAATTTATTTCCTGCGGTTAGGTGGGGCAGGGGAGAGGCatataaaaattttttaaaagacaAAGTTGTTACCCAGCATCATTGCCACTGACTTCCAAATTGAGTAAATGCAAAGTagaaggaaggagtgaggaaaaaCATGGAAAGAGGAAAAGTGATCAAGGAATTCTGACCCTGGTTTCTGGAGGAAGTATTGTTGTTATGGAATCATCCTTTATTAGTGCTGTCAGACTCTTCTAAAATTAAATATGCACTGATTGCTCATTTATCTAACAAAATGCACTTTTAAGGCGGTAGTTTTTTTATACTTCAATAATGAGTAGCTCTGAGTTTCCTTTAGATGTTCTGAAACATAGCTTATCTAATGAACTATTTTGTTATCCACTTGTGTTGAAATTTTGATGatgctgcattgaatcatgttatCACTTTACAGGAACAGCTTTGTTGATAGCTTAACATGCTTAAAAATGATGAACGACATCAATCACCAAACGTTTTATAAATTATTTCAATGAAGCCTACTGCCTATGTCTTAAGTTTATATTTTTTCCaaaattatttatatttttacCTAAATGTACCAAAATCTATTGTACCACTTCAGTCAGGTGAATCTATATGCTATGTTAATTTGCAATATTTAGAAATTGTGATGTTTGAACTGGTGCAGCAGTCAGAAATTGGGACTTATGTCAGCTATGGTTCTGAGGGGAGTACTCGctcctctgagttagaaggttgagaGTTTAAGAACCACTCCAGAGACTAGAACactaaatctaggctgacactccagcacagtactgaggaaCAATTTACTATCAATAGTGCCTTCTTTCAGATGaactgttaaactgagaccctgcctgccctctcacgtgggtgtaaaagatctcatggcattatttcaCAGAGTAGAGGAGTTCTCCATGAcatcctgggccaatatttaccccttaatcaacatcctcaataccagataatctgtttatcacattgtttatgggagtttgctgtacacaagttgttgccattttcctacattacaacagtgactacaattcaaaagttgaatgtaaagcactttagaacatcctgaagttgtgaaaggtgctatgtagatACAAGTTCTTTTTAAAATCCCACCATTGCCAATTGGGAAAGAGGCAGAGGGATTACCGAAGAAAACTGCTGTACGTTAGGTATCCAACATTGGGTGTAATACGATTTCCCATTATAACTGCTGGCCAGGCAGGAGACTCTGCAAGTGCAATAAGTGCATTTTGTAGTTCCTGACGTATCTTCAGTATAATAATGTACTAAACTTGAACAGGGCTGAATGAACCTCCTGGTATTAGAACTAGTTACATCTGCAGATTTTAATATTTACTAGTTTTAATTTTAAGGGCCATTTTCCCTCCCAAAGAATTATAGACTCATATGGCATAGAAGGATGCTATTCAACCCACTATTCCTCTACTCGCTCATTTCATAAAATGGTTATCTAATTAGTGTCACTCCCCTTGGCCCTATAAATTCTTCCTTTAAGTAtatatccaaatcccttttgaaagttcttaCTGAATCTGTttgcaccaccctttcaggcagtgcacttCAGATCATCATAACacactgctttaaaaaaaaaatcatctttcCTCTTTGtttgccaatgaccttaaatTGGTAACCTGGGATACTGACCTCTtaccactgggaacagtttctctccatctataaTTTATCAAAATCCCCCAAATGTTTTCGCATTTTTTTCAAATCTAAAACTTATAGTCAGTTTTTCCGCCACATTCTTAGGTACAGGAATCTCCTCTGTCATTTTGTTGGctgtgccagtctgtatcttttAATTTTGTTTTCCCAAAATCCTGTCTCCCTTCTCAGCATGCAAAGTTACTTTACATCTGCAAACTTTTGTGGCAGATGTAGTGATGCACTCCtttgaacaggagtaggccatttagccgctctaacctgttccatcattcattgAGTttgtggctgatctgcaacctaattcCATATATCTGCCTTTGCCTGTGTGTGCACACACAGTTATCCATTTGGTATTTTCTTTCAAATGGTCTTAACTCAAATTCAAAGATTATATCCCCTCGTGTTTCTTAAACATTTACCACTACTGCTCAGGAACTGCTCCAAGAGGACCGTCATCTTCAGCCTGCTGTGGctttttcaccacatcaaaaTCCAGCACCAAGTCCTGGTCACCCATCATGTCCTTAACTTATATTGGCTTCTGGACTGGCAAGGAAAATTCttaattgttttcaaatcccaacatgccCTCGCCTCTCCTTACCACTATAATCCCCTCCAACCCTGCAAACCTTAAATCTCTGCATTCCTACAATTCTGGCCTcgtgtgcatccccaattttcatcactGCACTATTGACAGCTGCACCTTCAGCTGTCAGACCCTAAACTTTGGAACTCCCTGAATCTCtgtttctctacctctctctctttttctttaagatgctccttaaaaagctaactctttgaccaaacctGTGCTAACATCTTGTgggtcagtgtcaaattttgtcttatTAAGTTCCTGTCAAGGCCCTTGCAAGGTTTTACAATGTTTAaggtactgtataaatgcaaattgttgttgtatcGTATAGAATACCACAGGTCCTTTTGTGATGTACCAATTTTGCCTTTCAGAACTTGATTTGTTCCTGTTACTCATCCATTCTTCTctgcaaatttattaattttaagaAGCATTGCACACTTCCCTCAATCTTCTACACAAGTAAATGGGTTCACATAGTTGAGAAAATCTGCATTGAAACCTACAGTAGCTCATTGTTGTCGTCAAGTAGAGAGGATACattgttttttttctccccaGTCCAGAGTCATAAGATCAGAGAAAATTGGTCAGTGATTTTTGCCCAGTAATGAGAAATTGGCATGGCACCTGCAAGTGTTTCTTTACCTCAGTTTCAATCCCATTGATTACTAAGTAGAATTTGGCTGGATGTAATTCAAGCCTGAACATGCCCAGTAAGAAATTGGTGAAGCATAATTATGTGCCTACACATCTGAACCTCAAAATAACAGCGATGAGAATCTACTATATGCATGGTAAAAAGCGAGGGACCAAATTGTTCAGATTTATTATGATTTCAAACACTGGGGCAAATGTCACTGCTTTTCCACACAAACAACAGGGTTTAGACATTATTTTAGTCTTATATTTAAAATGGCACAACATGATTCACATTAAACTAGCAGATCTCCTTTGCCATTACACACAAGATAGTCTGGGGTACAATTCAATGAGGCTGATATTTGACTGGGGAAAGTTCTATTGTATTAGTACCTGACACCACTAGGCAGCAGCATCACCCAGCTCATTGCCTCCATGGGCAGAAACGGCATGGTGCAATAACACAGTGATGAATAAACTTGAGATTACAGGCAATGAGTTGAAATATGCAAGTGTTTGACTCCAGACCGAACTGTACAACCGTGGATGTGTAATCCCTTAATGCAAATTAGACCTTCTGTATTTCAAAACAATTATGTTTCTCAAAATCCCTAGCTACTGCCCTATTGATGCCCCTCACCTCtaatcacaggattgttatggtgcagaataACCTCTTCCAAAAGCTAGGAAAGCAGACTAATTAAAAATTTCACACACCATAATTTAGATAATTAACAATATGATTCAGCCAATGAAAGAGACATATGTGGTGGTTAGAAAATAGAGCAATCATTCTTCCCATTAACAGATGGGATAATCTGAGCAAAACCTGGAATTTAGATAGGCTTATTGAATTTAAAAGGTAgaatgggaaagaggggagaCTGTATAGGGAATGTGAATGAAATCATTGCTTATAAGCAGCAGTACAGAGGCTTTTTTCATGACTGATATTTTAAGGCTATTATTAAAGGAATAATTAAAAATCTTCCTGAATAGGTCGACTGTAGTCTTATTCAAATATTGGACTTTTATTTTTGAACTGGAAGCTTTACTGTAGCTTTGAGGTGTCCTAAATTTTATGTTCTGGGAAAATAttgattaaaaaaattaaaatctttGTGGTTTGTTTTAAAGTCAtttgctttttattttattcacaAATACAGCTTTGTGGTCAGTAACTAGTAGAGCTCACACTGATATTAACAAGTAAGTTTGAGGAAATGCTTTTTGAGCCAATCTATGTAGGAACAGAGTCTGGATAACATCTGCAAGGGATAGcatagaaaggagagagaggagctAAGGATGGACCATTGGGATGAGCTAAGGATGGACCATTGGGATGCACTGAAAAAGTACACGCGAAAAGAGAAGCTATTGGCAGCACTCTAGCACTTGCAGTAATTCAGGCAAGAGTGGAACCAGGGGTGTGCAATGCTTGAGAGACTGCGGTGGAGACATTCACAAGAAGGTAGAGAGGTCAGTGGTGTCAAAGGTGACATGTCAAGGAGGATGATAACTGGGAGCCCACAGTGCAAACATCATGCTTCacatcgccatttcttcactgtcactaggtcaagaTCCTGGATTATCTTTCCTGCTGCTGGCAGTTGATAGTAGCTATAggtaaatataaaataaagagctGGATGGCATGCCTATTGAGATTATTTCAGTTTAACAAAATGGGGAAGATGTAGAGACGGAAGTTTAAACTGTATAGAGTATGAATAAACAAGATGTTGGGTGGTTCTTTTCCCAGTAAGTTGTGAGCCTCTGAAACATGTTCCTGGCTAATGTGGTGGGTGTTAACTATCTGCCTTCAAAGGGGAGCTGGACTGATGATTGAAGGGTGTTGAGATCGCATTATATAAAACTGTCTTTATGGATAACACCTGGCCTGGTTTCAATTACATGAGGGGTCAAAAAGAAATTTTTCAGAGTATTTTTTCCTCATTTTGCCCTTGGTTTTTCTGTTAAGAACCAATGTAGCTACAGGTAATTGCTCTTTGCAAGCTAATGAATGTAATAGTAACTCAGGAATGCATGGTTAATTCTCTTTAATTTACTGGAGTGAATTTATCATAAAATACAAGCCATAAGTTACAATATGAACAATGTTGTTTTTAACATGAACCAAGTTCCTGTCAATCTCCATAGTGTTTTTCATATAAAATTAATCTTAAATATATATTCATATAAGCATAATGTTTAAGTAAATAGCTAGATTTTTTCCTTCATAATAAAGCAAGTACTTCTGGTTTTCAGaatgacatgtttttaattcttaTGAGGAATCAAGTAGTTCCACTTACCCCATCCTTTGGACTGCATGTCGCCTATGGCTAGAAGATGGGAGCAACGGCCTGCTCCCACGTCTTTGCCAGTGGGAATATTTAACAGCAACCCATAGTGAATCTGATCCAGTTTTTTTGCTTCCCTGGAAAGTACCGAGCCTTCCACTCACAGGTGATCAAGATCAGAAAACATGAATACAGGGGAGGCTCGAGATCCTATCCTTCATTACTGTAACATATTCATCTCTGGTCATCTAATATCAGTGCTTCTACTGGCCTCTTATATCAATTTTTGATGAGTTATTTAAACATATTTATGAACTAAATAAAAGCAAGATACAAACGAGGATATTTGAGTAGGCATTTAACGTTAAGTGCAATAAGTTTAAAAAGGACTTGTATCCCCCACAAATCTAACAGGCTCAGCAGGAATTAGAAGGCATATAAAGGTAGCAAATTAGTGTTTGAATGATGATCAGATGCAATTCCTGGAATCAACAATGTTGCTGTGGAGATGGGCTAGGCATATTCCCCACAGGTGGAGCAGAAAAGGAAAAAGTCAGAGTgaaccacatgcacacacagaactGTCCTTACAGCATCCAAAGAACTCTGGGTGCAGCTCTCCAACCTGCTTTCTTGTTTTGTGCAaggaaaataaacaaaacaaaattaCCATCACAAAGCAAGTTAAAAGActacttgaatatattcaaagtgaAACAAATAGAATAAAAGAAAAGGTAGAAAACTATACTTCCCAGTTTGCAGGCAGGGGATGGAAGAAGTGAACAAATCCCTTATAACTATTTAATCTCCACCTGGACAAAACAGTAAATTTTATAATTGAGCATATGAAATTTTACTGCGGTTACAAggttaaaaaaaagatttaattTTCCCAATTCACATCCAAATTTTTCTGCAATCATTGGTAATATGGTCCCCACTACATAGCACTGTACATGGAGACAGGAGAAAATTGATGGGGCCAGTCTTGCTCCGCATCCCTAATTGCAGAACAGCGATCGATGATGTCAGCTTTAGGAAATGAATGGTTGGATGAGGCAGTGATGTTGGTggccgggtgggggtggggggtgttctgTACAATTTATTACCACAATCATGTCCCAAACCGAGGTCAAAACTGTGGAAAAATGCTTGAAGCAGGAACTTCCCACTCACAATGGGAATTCCTTTAGAGCAGGAGGCCAGTGATGGACTTGCTTATTCAGACAC is a window encoding:
- the zdhhc12a gene encoding palmitoyltransferase ZDHHC12-A isoform X1; the protein is MFRNLLSAGFLVRVFHAALTWAVTLFLFLFETDLRRSVEHGEFLQPVTFVLLVFCSMLLYFITSLMDPGYVTFDNELKGRVARSNRCIRDEKEQMLPVMQKAHRLRRCGYCMVQQPMRSKHCQSCQHCVCRYDHHCPWIENCVGERNHRFFVLYLTMQLAVLLWAFHIAWSGFRTEAAWKDWLRVNTFLLLAFMIIIICTVVVMLLLVSHLYLVSNNTTTWEFMSRHRISYLKHCGSEENPFDQGILWNLWTFFCVCKTVVWERIYFRGEDELV
- the zdhhc12a gene encoding palmitoyltransferase ZDHHC12-A isoform X2; translation: MFRNLLSAGFLVRVFHAALTWAVTLFLFLFETDLRRSVEHGEFLQPVTFVLLVFCSMLLYFITSLMDPGYVTFDNELKQPMRSKHCQSCQHCVCRYDHHCPWIENCVGERNHRFFVLYLTMQLAVLLWAFHIAWSGFRTEAAWKDWLRVNTFLLLAFMIIIICTVVVMLLLVSHLYLVSNNTTTWEFMSRHRISYLKHCGSEENPFDQGILWNLWTFFCVCKTVVWERIYFRGEDELV